A genomic window from Microbacterium sp. ET2 includes:
- the rpe gene encoding ribulose-phosphate 3-epimerase, producing MADDLARISAADFVHVDVMDNHFVPNLTFGPQMVQRIQDTSPVPLDVHLMIDDPERWAPGYAEIGAASVTFHLEAASEPTAVARRLRAIGARAGVAVKPATPVESLYDVLDEFDQILVMTVEPGFGGQSFMPETMPKLSALAAEARRRGSEVWLQVDGGIGESTIAQAAEAGADTFVAGSAVFGADDPEKAIIALREQARHHHARHHPQHPRR from the coding sequence ATGGCAGACGATCTCGCCCGCATCTCCGCCGCTGATTTCGTGCACGTGGACGTCATGGACAACCATTTCGTGCCGAACCTGACGTTCGGTCCGCAGATGGTCCAGCGCATCCAGGACACCAGCCCGGTCCCGCTCGACGTTCACCTCATGATCGACGATCCCGAGCGGTGGGCGCCGGGTTACGCGGAGATCGGCGCCGCGTCGGTGACGTTCCATCTCGAGGCGGCGAGCGAGCCGACAGCCGTTGCGCGGCGTCTGCGCGCGATCGGCGCCCGGGCCGGGGTCGCCGTCAAGCCCGCGACCCCGGTCGAGTCGCTCTACGACGTGCTCGACGAGTTCGATCAGATCCTCGTGATGACGGTCGAACCGGGATTCGGCGGGCAGTCGTTCATGCCCGAGACGATGCCCAAGCTCAGCGCCCTGGCGGCCGAGGCGAGGCGTCGCGGGTCGGAGGTGTGGCTGCAGGTCGACGGCGGTATCGGCGAATCCACCATCGCCCAGGCCGCCGAAGCCGGTGCGGACACCTTCGTCGCGGGGTCGGCGGTCTTCGGCGCCGACGACCCCGAGAAGGCGATCATCGCCCTGCGCGAGCAGGCCCGCCACCACCACGCCCGCCACCACCCGCAACACCCCCGTCGCTGA
- a CDS encoding phosphoribosyl-ATP diphosphatase: MKTFDALFAELTAKAVERPAGSGTVAELDAGVHVIGKKIVEEAAEVWMAAEYESDERAAEEISQLLYHLQVMLVAKGLTLEDVYRHL, from the coding sequence GTGAAGACTTTCGACGCGCTGTTCGCCGAGCTCACGGCGAAGGCCGTCGAGCGACCCGCCGGATCGGGGACCGTCGCCGAGCTCGACGCCGGTGTCCACGTAATCGGCAAGAAGATCGTCGAAGAGGCCGCCGAGGTGTGGATGGCCGCCGAGTACGAATCCGACGAGCGCGCCGCCGAGGAGATCTCGCAGCTGCTGTACCACCTGCAGGTGATGCTCGTCGCGAAGGGTCTCACGCTGGAGGACGTGTACCGACATCTCTGA
- the hisG gene encoding ATP phosphoribosyltransferase, which translates to MLRIAVPNKGSLADTASAMLQEAGYTGRRDPKDLHVIDPENEVEFFYLRPKDIATYVGSGALDVGITGRDLLLDARMPGAREIEALGFGDSTFRFAGPPGRFADVDDLEGVRVATAYPGLVDGFLDERGVAVDLVPLDGAVESAVRLGVADAVADVVSTGTTLRQAGLEIFGPAILQSEAVLIGAPVDAEGTETLLRRLRGVMVARRFVLIDYDLPARLIDDAVAVAPGIESPTISPLRDPEWVAVRVMSPRKGVNQVMDALYAIGARAILVTEIHAARL; encoded by the coding sequence ATGCTCAGAATCGCCGTGCCCAACAAGGGCTCCCTCGCCGACACCGCCTCCGCGATGCTCCAGGAGGCCGGGTACACCGGCCGACGTGATCCGAAGGATCTGCACGTCATCGACCCCGAGAACGAGGTCGAGTTCTTCTATCTGCGCCCGAAAGACATCGCCACCTACGTCGGATCCGGCGCGCTGGATGTCGGCATCACCGGTCGCGACCTGCTCCTGGATGCCCGCATGCCGGGCGCCCGCGAGATCGAAGCGCTCGGCTTCGGCGACTCGACCTTCCGCTTCGCCGGGCCCCCGGGACGTTTCGCCGATGTCGACGACCTCGAGGGAGTGCGTGTGGCAACCGCTTACCCCGGACTCGTCGACGGCTTCCTCGACGAGCGGGGGGTCGCCGTCGATCTCGTTCCGTTGGACGGCGCGGTCGAGTCTGCCGTGCGTCTCGGCGTGGCCGACGCGGTAGCCGACGTGGTCTCGACGGGTACGACGCTGCGCCAGGCGGGCCTGGAGATCTTCGGACCGGCGATCCTGCAGTCCGAGGCGGTCCTCATCGGGGCACCGGTCGATGCGGAGGGGACCGAGACCTTGCTGCGGCGCCTGCGGGGCGTCATGGTGGCCCGCCGCTTCGTGCTCATCGACTACGACCTGCCTGCTCGTCTGATCGACGACGCCGTCGCGGTGGCGCCCGGCATCGAGTCGCCCACCATCTCGCCTCTCCGCGATCCCGAGTGGGTCGCTGTGCGGGTGATGAGCCCGCGCAAGGGCGTGAACCAGGTCATGGACGCCCTGTACGCCATCGGTGCCCGGGCGATCCTCGTCACCGAGATCCACGCGGCGAGGCTGTGA
- the hisF gene encoding imidazole glycerol phosphate synthase subunit HisF, producing MTLATRVIPCLDVAGGRVVKGVNFLDLRDMGDPVELAKAYFEQGADEVTFLDVTATVDERATTYDVVQRTAEQVFIPLTVGGGVRSTDDVARLLSVGADKIGVNSAAIARPDLLDEIADRFGAQVLVLSLDVKRVSPDRRAASASGFVVTTHGGRTETDLDALVWAREAVERGAGELLVNSIDADGTKQGFDLELIGAMREAARVPVIASGGAGALEHFAPAITAGADAVLAASVFHTGQLRVGEVKEALEREGIPVRRTEQNG from the coding sequence ATGACTTTGGCCACCCGGGTCATCCCCTGTCTCGACGTCGCAGGCGGTCGCGTCGTCAAGGGGGTGAACTTTCTCGATCTGCGCGACATGGGCGACCCGGTCGAGCTCGCCAAGGCCTACTTCGAACAGGGCGCGGACGAAGTCACCTTCCTCGACGTGACCGCGACGGTCGATGAGCGTGCCACGACCTACGACGTCGTCCAGCGCACCGCGGAGCAGGTCTTCATCCCCCTCACGGTCGGCGGCGGAGTGCGATCCACCGACGACGTCGCGCGCCTGCTGTCGGTGGGCGCGGACAAGATCGGCGTGAACTCCGCCGCGATCGCTCGTCCCGATCTGCTCGACGAGATCGCCGACCGCTTCGGCGCCCAGGTTCTCGTTCTCTCGCTCGACGTCAAGCGGGTCTCACCCGATCGACGAGCCGCCTCGGCATCGGGCTTCGTGGTGACCACTCACGGCGGTCGCACCGAGACCGACCTGGATGCGCTCGTCTGGGCCCGGGAGGCTGTGGAGCGGGGAGCCGGGGAGCTGCTGGTCAACTCGATCGACGCCGACGGGACCAAGCAGGGCTTCGACCTCGAGCTCATCGGTGCGATGCGCGAGGCGGCACGCGTTCCCGTGATCGCCTCCGGCGGCGCAGGCGCACTCGAGCACTTCGCCCCCGCCATCACCGCCGGAGCCGACGCGGTGCTTGCCGCGTCGGTGTTCCACACCGGTCAGCTGCGGGTCGGCGAGGTCAAGGAGGCGCTGGAGCGCGAAGGCATTCCCGTGCGTCGAACGGAGCAGAACGGATGA
- the hisI gene encoding phosphoribosyl-AMP cyclohydrolase, translating to MTRTKPPADVEERIARVSFADDGLVAAIIQQWDTREVLMLGWMDAEALRRTLTEGRVTFWSRSRKEYWRKGDTSGHAQYVRGARLDCDGDAILVEVDQIGVACHTGTRTCFDADDLDPSVGSAPAGDPS from the coding sequence ATGACCCGGACCAAGCCTCCCGCCGATGTCGAGGAACGCATCGCGCGCGTCAGCTTCGCCGACGACGGCCTCGTCGCGGCGATCATCCAGCAGTGGGACACCCGCGAGGTCCTCATGCTCGGATGGATGGATGCCGAGGCGCTGCGTCGCACGCTGACCGAGGGGCGAGTCACGTTCTGGTCGCGGTCCCGCAAGGAGTACTGGCGCAAAGGCGACACCTCCGGCCACGCGCAGTACGTCCGCGGCGCGCGTCTGGACTGCGACGGCGATGCGATCCTCGTCGAGGTCGATCAGATCGGCGTCGCCTGTCACACCGGCACCCGGACGTGTTTCGACGCCGACGACCTCGATCCGTCGGTCGGCTCCGCGCCCGCCGGCGACCCGTCGTGA
- a CDS encoding Trp biosynthesis-associated membrane protein, which translates to MTARARSLAVLLILAAGATGVIASTQTWLIVTIEDGARDPLPVSGAAALPVLAPLSLTTLALGAALAIAGTVLRYAFGALTIVIAATLGVATGVVALTAPVAAVVSAVTEATGIAGLEAVDDLVTGISTTPWPLITLAACVVLLAAGVLILATAHRWPGSGRKYRTSAQVAPDGAPSRRTDAIDSWDELSRGQDPTV; encoded by the coding sequence GTGACCGCCCGTGCGCGCTCGCTGGCGGTGCTGCTCATCCTGGCCGCCGGTGCGACCGGCGTCATCGCCTCGACGCAGACATGGCTGATCGTGACCATCGAAGACGGGGCGCGTGACCCGCTCCCGGTGAGCGGCGCCGCCGCCCTCCCCGTACTCGCACCCCTCAGCCTGACCACACTGGCGCTGGGAGCGGCCCTCGCGATCGCGGGCACCGTTCTGCGGTACGCCTTCGGGGCCCTCACGATCGTGATCGCCGCCACCCTGGGTGTCGCCACCGGTGTCGTCGCCCTCACGGCACCCGTTGCCGCCGTCGTCTCAGCGGTGACGGAGGCGACCGGGATCGCCGGCCTCGAGGCCGTCGACGACCTGGTCACGGGGATCTCCACGACGCCGTGGCCGCTCATCACGCTCGCGGCATGCGTCGTACTGCTCGCTGCGGGCGTGCTGATCCTCGCCACGGCGCACCGGTGGCCAGGTTCGGGTCGCAAGTACCGCACCAGCGCGCAGGTCGCACCCGACGGTGCGCCATCGCGGCGCACGGATGCCATCGACTCGTGGGACGAGCTGTCGCGCGGACAGGATCCCACGGTCTGA
- a CDS encoding DUF6704 family protein, with protein sequence MSNHIGDPGHGNSPAAWTAVVIMLVGFTVGTVAFFFDVPVVVWASAGLVVVGLLVGWGMSKAGYGVGGAKTTAKEH encoded by the coding sequence ATGAGCAACCACATCGGTGATCCCGGCCACGGCAATTCGCCCGCAGCATGGACGGCTGTCGTCATCATGCTCGTCGGCTTCACCGTCGGAACCGTCGCGTTCTTCTTCGACGTGCCGGTGGTGGTGTGGGCCTCCGCCGGTCTGGTCGTCGTAGGGCTGCTCGTGGGCTGGGGCATGTCGAAAGCCGGTTACGGCGTCGGCGGTGCCAAGACAACGGCGAAAGAGCATTGA
- the trpC gene encoding indole-3-glycerol phosphate synthase TrpC: protein MLAELTAGAVADAERRAVGAPLAAVERAALSRSAARDARAALAPSDRVKIIAEVKRASPSRGSLADIPDPAAQALRYQQGGAAAISVLTEERRFSGSLADLGAVVAAVDLPVLRKDFIATEYQVVEARAAGADLVLLIVAALEQDLLARLHHLIGELGMTALVETHSADEVSRAIDLGASVIGVNARDLSTFELDRDLFGRLEPLIPEGTVRIAESAVSSPDDVAHYRDHGADVVLIGEALVTGDPVATLGRFLAAGERPAGRNRKERT, encoded by the coding sequence CTGCTCGCCGAACTGACGGCCGGCGCCGTCGCGGATGCCGAGCGCCGTGCTGTCGGTGCCCCTCTCGCCGCGGTGGAGCGTGCCGCGCTGTCGCGCTCCGCAGCCCGAGACGCCCGCGCAGCGCTGGCCCCGAGCGACCGGGTGAAGATCATCGCGGAGGTCAAGCGGGCGAGCCCCTCGCGCGGGTCGCTGGCCGACATCCCCGACCCTGCCGCGCAGGCGCTTCGCTATCAGCAGGGGGGCGCCGCGGCCATCTCGGTCCTCACCGAGGAGCGTCGCTTCTCGGGCAGCCTCGCAGACCTCGGCGCCGTGGTGGCCGCGGTCGACCTGCCCGTTCTGCGCAAGGACTTCATCGCCACCGAATACCAGGTCGTGGAGGCCCGCGCCGCTGGGGCGGACCTGGTGCTCCTCATCGTCGCCGCTCTCGAGCAGGACCTCCTCGCCCGGCTGCATCATCTCATCGGCGAACTCGGCATGACCGCTCTCGTCGAGACCCACAGCGCCGACGAGGTGTCCCGGGCGATCGACCTCGGGGCCTCGGTGATCGGCGTCAACGCCCGCGACCTCTCGACCTTCGAACTGGACCGTGACCTGTTCGGGCGTCTGGAACCCCTCATCCCCGAAGGAACCGTCCGCATCGCGGAATCCGCGGTGTCGTCTCCGGACGACGTCGCGCACTACCGCGATCACGGCGCTGACGTGGTCCTCATCGGCGAAGCCCTTGTGACGGGCGATCCGGTGGCCACGCTCGGTCGGTTCCTCGCGGCGGGAGAACGTCCCGCCGGCCGGAACCGGAAGGAGCGGACATGA
- the trpB gene encoding tryptophan synthase subunit beta encodes MSLREAAGPFFGEFGGRFMPESLIAAIDELSAEYDRAKNDPAFQEEFLQLLRSYAGRPSIITEVPRFAAHAGGGRVFLKREDLNHTGSHKINNVLGQALLTRRLGKKRVIAETGAGQHGVATATAAALFGLECTIYMGEVDTERQALNVARMRLLGAEVIPVTTGSRTLKDAINEAYRDWVSSVETTNYIFGTAAGPHPFPAMVRDFQKVIGEEARQQLLDEVGRLPDAVFACVGGGSNAIGMFDAFLDDADVRLYGVEAAGDGVDTVRHAASIERGRPGVLHGAKTFVLQDDDGQTVESHSISAGLDYPGVGPEHAWLASIGRAEYIPATDAESMAALRLLSETEGIIPAIESAHALAGAMRIGEQLGPDAVIAICLSGRGDKDMDTAARYFELYDAGIDLAAAAAEPVVDAAKGEGVKL; translated from the coding sequence ATGAGTCTGCGTGAAGCCGCAGGGCCATTCTTCGGCGAGTTCGGTGGGCGGTTCATGCCCGAATCGCTCATCGCCGCGATCGACGAACTGAGCGCGGAGTACGACCGTGCCAAGAACGACCCGGCCTTCCAGGAGGAGTTCCTCCAGCTGCTGCGCAGCTATGCCGGTCGGCCATCGATCATCACGGAGGTTCCGCGGTTCGCCGCCCACGCCGGCGGCGGCCGCGTGTTCCTCAAGCGCGAGGATCTCAATCACACCGGCTCGCACAAGATCAACAACGTCCTCGGCCAGGCACTGCTCACCCGCCGCCTCGGCAAGAAGCGCGTCATCGCCGAGACAGGCGCCGGCCAGCACGGCGTGGCCACCGCGACCGCGGCAGCGCTGTTCGGCCTGGAGTGCACCATCTACATGGGAGAGGTCGATACCGAGCGCCAGGCGCTCAACGTCGCGCGCATGCGCCTGCTCGGGGCCGAGGTCATCCCGGTGACCACGGGATCGCGCACTCTCAAGGACGCGATCAACGAGGCATACCGCGATTGGGTGTCCAGCGTCGAGACGACCAACTACATCTTCGGCACAGCGGCGGGTCCGCACCCGTTCCCCGCCATGGTGCGCGACTTCCAGAAGGTCATCGGGGAAGAGGCCCGCCAGCAGCTCCTCGACGAGGTCGGCCGCCTGCCCGACGCGGTCTTCGCGTGCGTGGGCGGGGGATCCAACGCGATCGGAATGTTCGACGCCTTTCTGGATGACGCCGACGTGCGCCTGTACGGGGTCGAAGCCGCGGGTGACGGCGTCGACACGGTGCGACACGCGGCGTCGATCGAGCGGGGTCGCCCGGGCGTCCTCCATGGGGCGAAGACCTTCGTCCTGCAGGACGACGACGGCCAGACCGTCGAATCACATTCGATCTCGGCGGGCCTGGACTATCCGGGCGTCGGGCCGGAGCACGCCTGGCTCGCCTCGATCGGTCGGGCCGAGTACATCCCCGCCACCGATGCCGAGTCGATGGCAGCGCTGCGGCTCCTCTCCGAGACCGAGGGCATCATCCCCGCCATCGAATCGGCGCACGCCCTGGCCGGCGCGATGCGGATCGGCGAGCAGCTGGGCCCCGACGCGGTGATCGCGATCTGCCTCTCCGGCCGCGGAGACAAGGACATGGACACCGCGGCGCGCTACTTCGAGCTCTACGACGCGGGGATCGATCTCGCGGCCGCGGCCGCCGAACCTGTCGTCGACGCCGCCAAGGGCGAGGGTGTGAAGCTGTGA
- the trpA gene encoding tryptophan synthase subunit alpha — protein MTSSVSMAIDTARAAGRGALVGYLPLGFPDLATSIDAAVALAEAGADVLELGPPYSDPVMDGTVIQEATQTALAAGFRLRDTFTAVAEITRQTHTPVLVMTYWNPVMQYGVDRFADDLRAAGGAGLITPDITPDAAGEWIAASRRTDLDRVFLAAPTSTDERLDLIASNSTGFVYTVSTMGITGVREDLDAAARGLVARLRAHGAERACVGIGISNASHVADVLEYADGAIVGTALVRALRDGGILALRDLAAELHEGTMSAGAGRPA, from the coding sequence GTGACCTCGTCCGTCTCGATGGCGATCGACACCGCCAGGGCCGCCGGCCGCGGTGCCCTCGTCGGATACCTCCCGCTCGGCTTCCCCGACCTGGCGACCAGCATCGACGCCGCCGTCGCCCTCGCGGAGGCCGGCGCCGATGTGCTGGAACTCGGCCCGCCCTACTCCGATCCGGTCATGGACGGCACGGTGATCCAGGAGGCGACGCAGACGGCGCTGGCCGCCGGATTCCGCTTGCGCGACACGTTCACGGCGGTCGCCGAGATCACGCGGCAGACCCACACCCCGGTGCTGGTGATGACGTATTGGAACCCGGTGATGCAGTACGGTGTCGATCGGTTCGCGGACGACCTGCGCGCAGCCGGGGGAGCGGGCCTCATCACGCCAGACATCACTCCTGACGCTGCAGGAGAGTGGATCGCAGCGTCACGCCGCACCGATCTCGACCGGGTCTTCCTCGCTGCTCCCACCTCGACCGACGAGCGTCTCGACCTCATCGCGTCGAACTCGACGGGGTTCGTCTACACGGTCTCCACCATGGGGATCACCGGAGTCCGCGAAGACCTCGACGCCGCGGCCCGAGGCCTCGTCGCGCGGCTGCGCGCACACGGGGCCGAGCGCGCGTGCGTCGGCATCGGCATCTCGAACGCCTCCCACGTGGCGGACGTCCTGGAGTACGCGGACGGCGCCATCGTCGGAACGGCCCTGGTCCGCGCCCTGCGAGACGGCGGCATCCTCGCCCTGCGTGACCTCGCCGCCGAGTTGCACGAGGGCACGATGTCCGCGGGCGCCGGGCGCCCGGCTTAG
- the lgt gene encoding prolipoprotein diacylglyceryl transferase, producing MSFALSSAGTSVLASIPSPEISFIQLGPLRVYFYALCIIAGIVVAVLLTNHRLTKRGAEPWVVIDIALLAVPLAIVGARIFHVLTHLGFYFTEGSNPWNPFQPGSVWAIWEGGIAIYGALIGGAVGAWLGCRWTGIRFWSFADALAPGILLAQAIGRFGNWFNQELFGLPTNVPWGLEIDSDNAAFPPGLPADTLFHPTFLYEVIWNTAGVLVLLWAGKSLRMQWGRLFGLYLIWYSAGRFVWESIRIDPSDIYLGLRTNVWAAIFGVVVGLAIIIVQRRRHPGTEPSPYVAGREWKGRGTVQSQDTNDFVDLSEPPANEVAESDATSTAAKK from the coding sequence ATGTCGTTCGCCCTCTCGAGCGCGGGAACGTCCGTGCTCGCCAGCATCCCGAGCCCTGAGATCAGCTTCATCCAGCTGGGTCCGCTCCGCGTCTATTTCTACGCGCTGTGCATCATCGCCGGCATCGTCGTGGCGGTTCTGCTCACGAACCATCGCCTGACCAAGCGCGGCGCAGAGCCCTGGGTCGTCATCGATATCGCCCTGCTGGCGGTGCCGCTGGCGATCGTCGGTGCCCGGATCTTCCACGTGCTCACCCACCTGGGCTTCTACTTCACCGAGGGTTCGAACCCGTGGAACCCCTTCCAGCCCGGCTCTGTCTGGGCCATCTGGGAGGGCGGGATCGCCATCTACGGTGCGCTGATCGGCGGCGCGGTCGGCGCGTGGCTCGGCTGCCGCTGGACGGGCATCCGCTTCTGGTCCTTCGCCGACGCGCTGGCCCCCGGCATCCTGCTCGCGCAGGCCATCGGACGCTTCGGCAACTGGTTCAACCAGGAACTGTTCGGTCTTCCCACCAACGTGCCGTGGGGCCTGGAGATCGATTCCGACAACGCGGCCTTCCCCCCGGGGCTGCCCGCCGACACGCTGTTCCACCCGACCTTCCTCTACGAGGTCATCTGGAACACCGCGGGCGTCCTCGTGCTGCTGTGGGCGGGGAAGAGCCTGCGGATGCAGTGGGGGCGGCTGTTCGGTCTCTACCTCATCTGGTACAGCGCCGGCCGCTTCGTGTGGGAGTCGATCCGCATCGATCCCAGCGACATCTACCTGGGTCTTCGCACCAATGTCTGGGCGGCGATCTTCGGTGTCGTCGTCGGTCTCGCCATCATCATCGTGCAGCGTCGGCGCCACCCCGGCACCGAGCCCTCGCCGTATGTCGCGGGCCGGGAGTGGAAGGGCCGGGGCACGGTACAATCGCAGGACACCAACGACTTCGTCGACCTCAGCGAACCACCGGCGAACGAGGTCGCCGAGAGCGATGCCACAAGCACAGCCGCCAAGAAGTAG